In Citrus sinensis cultivar Valencia sweet orange chromosome 2, DVS_A1.0, whole genome shotgun sequence, a single genomic region encodes these proteins:
- the LOC102616642 gene encoding probable transmembrane ascorbate ferrireductase 3 → MDYSIDRVSYRRSASRLTIGAHLFGILAIILLLVWLLHYRDGIEYDSDDPHRVFNVHPFLMFCGFVFLAGQAMMAYKTVFASRIVQKTVHMLLHLTAFCLGVVGLCAVFKYHDMAGLTDMYSLHSWIGMGTFCLFGLQWLFGFSIYMLRGPTEARRAIMLPWHVCGGRALLYMAICSALTGLMEAATFLKLHHEREGRLLNFTGLSILLFGLFVDLSVALARYV, encoded by the exons atGGATTATTCTATTGACAGGGTCTCATACAGGCGGTCAGCCTCTCGTTTAACCATAGGTGCGCATTTGTTTGGCATATTAGCCATCATTCTTCtgctcgtttggctgctgCATTATCGAGATGGAATCGAGTATGATTCAGACGATCCACACCGCGTTTTCAAT GTTCACCCATTTCTTATGTTCTGCGGGTTTGTGTTCCTTGCCGGTCAAG CAATGATGGCATACAAGACAGTGTTTGCATCGCGAATAGTGCAGAAGACTGTTCATATGTTACTTCATTTGACTGCCTTTTGCCTAGGAGTTGTCGGCTTATGTGCAGTTTTCAAGTATCATGATATGGCCGGTTTGACGGATATGTATAGCTTGCATTCTTGGATTGGGATGGGCACCTTTTGCTTGTTTGGTTTACAg TGGTTGTTTGGGTTCTCTATATACATGCTTCGAGGACCAACAGAGGCAAGAAGGGCAATAATGCTGCCATGGCATGTATGCGGGGGTAGGGCGCTCCTGTACATGGCAATATGTTCTGCTCTAACAGGATTGATGGAGGCAGCTACATTCTTGAAACTGCATCACGAGCGTGAAGGTCGTTTGCTCAACTTCACTGGACTATCAATCCTGCTCTTCGGCCTTTTTGTTGATCTCTCTGTTGCTCTTGCGCGCTAtgtgtga
- the LOC102629809 gene encoding probable ascorbate-specific transmembrane electron transporter 1, which translates to MAPRKSSYQVSATPVTIFAHLLVVAVTVLLLVWLVDKREGLAFKSDNQLKIFNLHPLLMIIGFVLIGGEAVMAYKTIPGTRRAQKTVHWLLHLIALLAGVIGIYAVFKFHHESGIPNMYTLHSWLGMITICLYGLQWLLAFFSYVFPGAEMSARGSFLPWHSFFGLVIFFLAICTAETGLVQKFIFLGLFRDQEALIVNFTGLLILLFGISVGLTVVLPTT; encoded by the exons ATGGCGCCGCGAAAAAGCAGCTACCAAGTCTCGGCAACTCCAGTTACAATATTTGCGCATTTGTTGGTCGTAGCAGTGACAGTGCTTTTGCTTGTATGGCTCGTAGACAAACGAGAAGGCCTCGCCTTCAAATCTGACAACCAATTGAAGATCTTCAAT CTGCATCCACTGCTAATGATAATTGGATTTGTGTTAATTGGAGGAGAAG CTGTCATGGCATACAAGACAATCCCTGGAACAAGAAGAGCACAAAAGACAGTTCATTGGCTGTTGCATTTGATAGCTCTTTTGGCTGGAGTTATAGGGATTTATGCAGTTTTCAAGTTTCATCACGAATCAGGAATCCCAAATATGTATACTTTACATTCTTGGCTCGGCATGATTACCATCTGCCTATATGGTTTGCAG TGGCTGCTTGCGTTCTTCTCATATGTGTTCCCAGGTGCGGAAATGTCGGCAAGAGGCTCATTCTTGCCATGGCACTCATTCTTTGGGCTGGTGATTTTCTTCTTGGCAATATGCACCGCAGAGACGGGGTTGGTTCAGAAGTTCATTTTCTTGGGATTATTTCGGGACCAAGAAGCACTTATTGTCAACTTCACCGGATTGTTGATCCTTCTCTTCGGAATCAGCGTTGGCCTCACTGTTGTTCTTCCGACAACTTAG